One window from the genome of Kryptolebias marmoratus isolate JLee-2015 linkage group LG1, ASM164957v2, whole genome shotgun sequence encodes:
- the cldn5a gene encoding claudin 5a: MVSAGLEILGLSLCVIGSLLVMVACGLPMWKVTAFIEANIVVAQTIWDGLWMSCVVQSTGQMQCKVHDSVLALSHDLQAARALTIISSVMGVLGLMVVIAGAQCTNCIRTEYVKARVVNAGGIIYIISGLFVLVPLCWMANKIISDFYNQQVPAPQKREIGAALYIGWAAAALLLIGGTLLCCSCPSSGNSGYSVKYAPTQRATQNGDYDKRNYV; this comes from the coding sequence ATGGTGTCGGCCGGACTGGAGATCCTGGGGCTGTCGCTGTGTGTCATAGGCTCGCTCCTGGTGATGGTCGCGTGCGGGCTTCCCATGTGGAAGGTGACGGCGTTCATCGAAGCCAACATCGTGGTGGCGCAGACCATCTGGGACGGCCTGTGGATGTCGTGCGTGGTGCAAAGCACGGGCCAGATGCAGTGCAAGGTGCACGACTCCGTCCTCGCGCTGAGCCACGACCTGCAGGCGGCCAGGGCGCTCACCATCATCTCCTCCGTGATGGGCGTGCTGGGCCTCATGGTGGTGATCGCGGGCGCGCAGTGCACCAACTGCATCCGCACGGAGTACGTCAAAGCGCGGGTGGTGAACGCCGGCGGGATCATCTACATCATCAGCGGCCTCTTCGTGCTCGTGCCCCTCTGCTGGATGGCCAACAAGATCATCTCGGACTTCTACAACCAGCAGGTGCCCGCGCCGCAGAAGAGGGAGATCGGCGCCGCGCTCTACATTGGCTGGGCGGCCGCGGCGCTGCTGCTGATCGGAGGGACGCTGCTGTGCTGCTCCTGTCCCTCCAGCGGGAACTCTGGATACTCTGTGAAATACGCACCGACCCAGAGAGCCACGCAGAACGGGGACTACGACAAAAGGAATTACGTGTAG